The genomic region CTGTGGCCGTGTgatggaggcagcggcggcacaaCATGCTGTCCTGGTGGCGGAGGTCCGTGGCcgtgtggtggtggcggcggcggcagtGGAGGGCCGTAGCCGTGTGGCGAAGGCGGCAAGTGCTGTCCCGGTGATAGAGGTCCGTAGCcgcgtggcggcggcggcggcacatGCGGGTGCTGCGGCGGTGGAGGCCCATAGCCGCGGGGCGGCGGAGGCTGCGGGGACCACTGCGGAGAGGGGCCAAGGGGAGGCGGGTTCCTCGGCGGCGCCGACTGCTGCTGGCTGTGGTGGGTAGGGTGGTGGTGGTGAACATGgttgggggcggcggcggccggggtgGGGAAAGGGTGGTAGGCGTGGGACGATTGGGAAGAGGAGAGGGGGCGGGCGAGAAGGTGGAGAAGCGAGCGGTACCTCGCGGAGGAGACGGCGACGGAGCGGAGCGGGCGCAGGTGGATGGCAGCCATGGTCGTGCCGATTGGCGAGGGCTTCGATGAGTTGGGATGGGGTTTAAGCGGAAGGCGAGGAGTGCTGGATCTGGGTGGGGGGAGACTTTTGCGATTATGAAACGTCGCGGATGTGGCTTCGACGAAACGGAGGCATTGGCGAGGGTTTCGACGATATGAAAAACCAGGGGACAGACTCCACTCTGAAATAGACTGACAATCGATATTAGCCGTTGAGAGAACGAATAACCATCCTCCGTCCGCGCGCCGTTGTCTTCTCCCGTTTCCTTCTTCATTCTCCATTCTACGGATCTTCTCTCGTCTCCTTCTACGGATATTGCCTCCTCCCTGGGAGATCTCCTTGCCTGGTATAGGAGTGGTTTTTCCCTCCCCGTTCTCCTCTCTTCTTCATTCTCCATTTACCTGCTGTTGGGAATCTGCAGAACCTCAGCGCCGGATGCAAGCTTCGTACCGACGCCCTGCTGGTACCGCAACAGCCATTGGGCGGGGCGCCGCAACACCCTTGTTCATCTGTGCCATCTCCACGGCACCACGCCCTTGCACGTCTTCGCCTTCTCCATGGATGCATCAGCTGCGGCCACATACACTGAGGTCGACGAGCAGTCCCCCCTAGGTTTGTCTATTTGTTCTTGCTTCAAGCTACCATTAGTTGTCTATTTGTTCTTGCTTCAAGCTACCAGTAGTGTAATACAATCTGAACATTGAATCATGTAGTAGTGGAAGGCATAGGCTTGTCTTCGGGTGTGGATGTAGAAGACGAATCTGTGTTTGATTGGGCTTCTATGGTTCTCGGTGGTTTGTGGGAGGAGGAAGGGAGACGTGATGTTCCTAGTGAGACGCAAATGTATTCGCAACTTGGACTAATTGAAGAGGACGAGGCAGAGGAAAATAGAAGGGATGAAGCCTTACGAGGTGGTACAACTAATTTTGATGAATCGGACCATGTTGATTCAGGAGACCAAAATACAGACCAACCATGTGAGGACTACCTACCGGACGAGAAGAGAGCTAAGTATGATAAAATTAATCCCTCAATGCAGCCAGGCAGTTTGTTTTCGAACATGAAGGAATTTAGAATTGCTATGAGACAGTATGCCATAAAGCATGAGTTTGAGCTTGGAATCGATGTGACTTCGACTACTCGATATGTTGGCTATTGCAAAGGTGGTGATTGTCCTTGGAGGATTTATGCACGGGAGGAAAAGAAAGGATTGCCTACCATCGTGGTAAGTAATTTTCCTTTTTATGTTAGCAATAATTTTTCAATTTTTTGTTGTTTAATAAATCTTGAAACGACATTTGCAGGTTGCTGTCTTGCATgacgttcatacttgcacatctaGTGGCAAGAGGAAGACGACAACACCAAGTAGTGGATGGGTAGCATTTCACGCTATTCCACTACTAATGAAGAAACCCCAAATGGGTGCTAAGGAGTTGCAAGATTTATTGCAGGTTCTTCAGGCTGTTTTTTTGCAGGTTCTGGTACCAGTTCTCGTTTTATTGCGAGAaccgaaggaaataaaacatggtTCCCAGAACTAGCAACAATCTGTGCTTCTCAGAACCGAAGGCTGTTTTCTGGGAACAAAATGGGAACAATCGTTTTCTGGGAACCGAATGCTGTTTTCTGGGAACCATCTACCAACAATCTGAGTATTTACAACCGAAGGCTATTTTCTGGGAACCATGTTTTCTGGGAACCGAATGCTGTTTTCAGGCTATACCGAAGGCTGTTTTCTGGGAACTAATCTGAATTTTGTTCCTAGACAAATGGTTCCCAGTTTCAATAGAGTTTTGTTCCCAGTTTTAAGACAAATGGTTTCCCAAAACTGATCTGAATTTTCTAGGAACCGAAGGAGACAAATGGTTCCCAGTTTTGTTCCCAGAATACAGTTCCCAGAAAATGGAACCGAAGGAGACAAACGGAACCGAAGGAGACAAACTGATCTGCGCAGTATTCCATAAAGCAAGTACGTAGTCTTGACATAATTGTCTTactgttgagcaccaaattgagcgcggacggtccggccctgaggccggacggtccgcgcctgtgggccggacggtccgcgcgtgcgcagaacagattagggttccgagttttgtgctacggttgttagctaaaatcatg from Zea mays cultivar B73 chromosome 6, Zm-B73-REFERENCE-NAM-5.0, whole genome shotgun sequence harbors:
- the LOC103631653 gene encoding uncharacterized protein; protein product: MVLGGLWEEEGRRDVPSETQMYSQLGLIEEDEAEENRRDEALRGGTTNFDESDHVDSGDQNTDQPCEDYLPDEKRAKYDKINPSMQPGSLFSNMKEFRIAMRQYAIKHEFELGIDVTSTTRYVGYCKGGDCPWRIYAREEKKGLPTIVVAVLHDVHTCTSSGKRKTTTPSSGWVAFHAIPLLMKKPQMGAKELQDLLQVLQAVFLQVLVPVLVLLREPKEIKHGSQN